One Aspergillus oryzae RIB40 DNA, chromosome 2 genomic window carries:
- a CDS encoding putative C6 transcription factor (predicted protein): MRSSIACARCRRSKIKCVNAGIDTTCRACESSGRECVYPTPAIGVGGAAAKRDLAALADGDDRNGDMDGPKRQRPRKSVAVSSSAAKDAAKGTLDVLDSSILTVKVWEAVFDLFQSHFATILPFLHPATFMGHIRQLSGPQSSSSSTAPTNQDNSRENAQSPPAAKSDLSPLIPLGVLALTARFHPQLVAYHSPASPGSPSNPALASEFYATALRSRLAGVDGASLAITDLTRVQALLMLALHEWGMCRGKSAWLYVGMAIRLSQAMGLPYELENDVFSRDGPRSPAFRAETDLFGISRRGMEPKEQTSDDVIAQETKRRTFWACFILDRCLSSGKYRPRMIRVKELGIQLPSDNAFAFGERVRTSRLSEPVVRRPQSFGAQGVQIPSIRQSLGGFGDDKLPNNITPDPKSWSPISRRKDSSEDEIDRWEIGAEEAVLSRVIRIIRIWGSIAKWSCAGGRRNEQLPPWHPDSQFSKLRSILGEFQDGLSRNLQYSTRNTDTHIMYKTNLSPYTLMHVVYFLSVLVLHRAYIPFLPVRCAEPVGPLDDPLFPGEKVGVPDGFWRESARELFGAARQMMDLVVTCQDRGVLVENPLVGFAVYNAVFIGIYAAHFPHMDPEGILGSKSNSAGDGNQQGQGQTRKALDILREMRTRLKMARGWFRTLNRLHSYFSKVKQDFRRHSRKLDSIPEVMDIQTNGPRPVREGGVGGGLEEFKMLEKLFLDFGSIEDQLPENGGDEDGAAGVSDRVTNISDAGSNTLRSDPGEPMEMPLDGAGGRRESWVPINSPGMPLPGPDGERRPSLPLPPGRSLQSQSPFSLPSLQHHPEGPLYNNSSPTLPAIGPAGSYGAPPATTAGATSSQYSTVASQSGRLQPLNPWLGPRQQPPPPPYSQSLPPINAAASHGLPLLPPPGSAHPAASPPATVDGMDSFTSNSMWSTSLGGEDVLAFLEGCEYDQIPGIMPSDNGLSGSWLSTVWTEFSR, encoded by the exons ATGCGGTCCAGCATCGCCTGTGCACGCTGTCGTCGCAGCAAGATTAAATGTGTCAATGCCGGCATCGACACCACCTGCCGCGCCTGCGAATCGTCCGGCCGAGAATGTGTATATCCTACGCCAGCCATCGGTGTCGGTGGAGCTGCTGCCAAGCGGGATCTCGCTGCTTTggcggatggagatgatcgCAATGGAGACATGGATGGCCCGAAAAGGCAACGGCCTCGCAAGTCTGTTGCAGTCTCGTCATCCGCAGCGAAGGATGCCGCCAAAGGAACCCTCGATGTGCTCGATTCGTCCATCTTGACGGTTAAGGTCTGGGAAGCTGTGTTCGACTTATTCCAATCACACTTTGCGACTATTCTACCTTTCCTGCACCCTGCTACCTTTATGGGCCACATTCGACAGCTGTCCGGCCCTCagtcatcctcatcatctaCCGCCCCTACAAATCAAGATAATTCCCGAGAAAACGCTCAAAGCCCACCGGCGGCAAAATCAGATTTAAGTCCCTTGATCCCCCTCGGAGTGCTTGCTCTCACCGCTCGTTTCCATCCCCAACTTGTTGCATACCACTCTCCCGCATCCCCAGGAAGCCCTTCCAATCCAGCTCTCGCATCCGAGTTCTATGCGACAGCACTGCGCAGCCGGCTGGCCGGTGTGGACGGTGCCAGCCTCGCCATAACCGACTTGACCCGTGTGCAAGCATTGTTAATGTTGGCGCTCCACGAATGGGGCATGTGTCGTGGTAAGAGTGCCTGGTTATATGTGGGCATGGCCATCCGACTGTCCCAGGCGATGGGTCTTCCCTACGAACTAGAGAATGATGTCTTCTCACGAGATGGCCCCAGATCACCTGCGTTTAGAGCGGAAACAGATCTCTTCGGCATTTCCCGACGTGGTATGGAGCCAAAGGAACAAACGTCCGATGATGTTATCGCGCAAGAAACTAAGCGACGCACCTTTTGGGCGTGTTTTATCCTTGATCGGTGTTTGAGTAGTGGTAAATATCGCCCACGCATGATCCGAGTCAAGGAACTGGGCATTCAGCTACCTAGTGACAACGCATTCGCCTTTGGAGAGCGCGTGCGTACCTCGCGCCTGAGTGAGCCCGTGGTTCGCCGTCCGCAGAGCTTTGGCGCGCAGGGTGTCCAGATCCCTAGTATTCGTCAGAGTCTGGGGGGTTTTGGTGACGACAAGCTTCCCAATAATATCACCCCTGACCCAAAATCTTGGTCCCCTATTTCTCGAAGAAAGGACTCaagtgaggatgagattgatcGCTGGGAGATTGGCGCGGAGGAGGCCGTGTTGAGTCGAGTCATCCGCATTATCCGCATCTGGGGTAGTATTGCAAAGTGGTCCTGCGCTGGTGGAAGAAG AAATGAACAATTACCCCCATGGCATCCTGACTCTCAGTTCTCTAAACTTCGCTCAATCTTGGGTGAATTCCAGGATGGACTGTCCCGCAACCTTCAGTACTCAACACGCAATACGGATACTCATATCATGTACAAGACTAATCTTTCCCCCTACACCCTGATGCATGTGGTCTACTTTCTCTCGGTACTCGTCCTTCACCGCGCCTAcatccctttccttcctgtACGTTGTGCAGAGCCCGTTGGTCCTCTAGACGACCCTCTCTTTCCCGGCGAAAAAGTGGGCGTACCCGATGGTTTCTGGCGCGAAAGTGCTCGCGAGCTCTTTGGTGCCGCCCGGCAGATGATGGACCTGGTTGTAACCTGTCAGGACCGAGGTGTGCTCGTCGAGAACCCATTGGTGGGCTTCGCTGTTTACAATGCTGTCTTCATTGGTATCTACGCAGCACACTTTCCACACATGGATCCGGAAGGCATCCTTGGTTCCAAATCTAATTCGGCCGGTGATGGCAATCAACAGGGCCAGGGCCAGACTCGGAAAGCTCTTGATATTCTTCGCGAGATGCGGACACGTCTCAAAATGGCACGTGGGTGGTTCCGTACACTCAACCGACTCCATAGTTATTTCTCCAAGGTCAAACAGGATTTCCGCCGGCACTCCCGCAAATTAGACTCGATCCCGGAGGTTATGGACATACAAACCAATGGTCCCCGACCTGTCCGTGAAGGTGGAGTGGGTGGCGGTCTTGAAGAATTCAAAATGCTGGAAAAGTTGTTCCTTGACTTTGGTTCTATCGAAGACCAGTTACCAGAAAACGGcggcgatgaggatggcgCGGCAGGAGTCAGTGATCGTGTGACCAACATCAGCGACGCCGGCAGCAACACTCTTCGCAGTGATCCAGGAGAACCTATGGAGATGCCGCTAGATGGCGCCGGTGGACGCCGTGAATCCTGGGTACCCATCAACAGTCCCGGTATGCCCCTTCCTGGACCAGATGGCGAACGACGTCCTAGTCTCCCATTACCTCCCGGCCGGTCTTTGCAATCCCAATCTCCGTTCTCGCTTCCATCGCTGCAGCATCACCCGGAGGGGCCCCTCTATAACAATTCATCGCCTACCCTTCCGGCCATTGGACCGGCTGGTTCCTACGGGGCTCCGCCCGCCACAACAGCGGGTGCAACCTCGTCACAATACAGCACAGTTGCATCCCAATCTGGCCGTCTTCAGCCTCTAAACCCATGGTTGGGCCCCCGCCAGCaaccgccaccaccaccatacTCTCAGTCGCTACCCCCCATTAATGCCGCCGCATCG